The Triplophysa rosa linkage group LG3, Trosa_1v2, whole genome shotgun sequence genome has a segment encoding these proteins:
- the lcat gene encoding LOW QUALITY PROTEIN: phosphatidylcholine-sterol acyltransferase (The sequence of the model RefSeq protein was modified relative to this genomic sequence to represent the inferred CDS: substituted 1 base at 1 genomic stop codon), whose protein sequence is MEYSRSFRSIAFLLIVLHQTYGFWLFNVIFPPTAKPRVVTNSTPPLIIVPGNLGNRLEAKIDKPTLVHWMCYKKTEHWFPLWIDLNMFVPIGIDCWIDNIRIVYNRTTRKTSNAPGVEIRVPGFGQTHPIEFLDLNKLTGYFHTMVQHLVSMGYERNATVRGAPYDWRIAPNEQAEYFXRLKSLVEEMHDENKQPVYLVGHSMGNNYILYFLNQQTQDWKDRYIKGFISLGAPWGGAVKPLRVLASGENDGIPFVSNIKIREEQRMTTTNPWMIPSEEAWPKDHAFISTPYFNYTNQDYHRFFKDINFEDGWYMWEDTRNLTAGLPAPGVEVYCFYGVGLPTPVTYVYDEEFPNTDPVDFIYDDGDDTVDSRSLSLCKRWIGKQKQAVHVTEFRGIAHLDMIFNQKVLTVIQRILEGKFPADGNVITDELN, encoded by the exons ATGGAATATTCTCGGTCCTTCAGATCCATAGCATTTCTTCTAATTGTACTTCACCAGACCTATGGATTCTGGTTATTTAACGTTATCTTCCCACCGACAGCCAAACCTCGCGTCGTAACGAACAGCACTCCACCTCTTATTATAG TACCTGGAAACTTGGGTAATCGCCTGGAGGCCAAAATAGACAAGCCCACACTGGTGCACTGGATGTGTTACAAGAAAACTGAGCACTGGTTCCCGCTCTGGATTGACCTAAACATGTTCGTGCCCATTGGAATTGACTGCTGGATTGATAATATaag AATTGTGTACAACAGGACAACTCGCAAGACATCTAATGCACCAGGTGTGGAGATCAGGGTACCTGGATTTGGACAGACCCACCCTATAGAGTTTCTGGACTTGAACAAGCTGACAG GTTACTTTCATACCATGGTTCAGCATTTGGTTAGCATGGGATATGAGCGAAATGCGACTGTCCGTGGCGCTCCATATGACTGGAGAATCGCTCCAA ATGAACAGGCGGAGTATTTTTAGCGTTTGAAAAGTTTGGTGGAGGAAATGCATGACGAGAACAAACAACCAGTCTATCTTGTGGGCCACAGTATGGGCAACAACTACATCCTGTACTTCCTCAACCAGCAGACTCAGGACTGGAAGGACCGCTACATAAAGGGTTTCATCTCTCTTGGAGCACCATGGGGTGGCGCTGTTAAGCCTCTCAGAGTCTTAGCATCAG GTGAAAACGATGGTATACCCTTCGTGTCCAACATCAAGATCCGTGAAGAGCAGCGGATGACAACCACAAACCCATGGATGATCCCCTCTGAAGAAGCTTGGCCCAAAGACCATGCTTTTATCTCCACCCCTTATTTCAACTACACCAACCAGGACTACCATCGCTTCTTCAAAGACATTAACTTCGAGGATGGTTGGTACATGTGGGAGGATACCAGAAACCTCACAGCCGGTCTGCCCGCACCTGGAGTCGAGGTCTATTGCTTCTACGGGGTCGGCCTCCCTACGCCTGTGACATACGTGTACGACGAAGAGTTTCCAAACACGGATCCCGTAGATTTTATTTACGATGATGGAGATGACACAGTTGACAGTCGCAGCTTGAGTCTTTGTAAGCGATGGATAGGAAAACAGAAACAGGCCGTGCATGTGACAGAGTTCAGAGGAATAGCTCATTTGGACATGATCTTTAATCAAAAGGTCCTCACAGTAATCCAGAGGATTCTGGAGGGAAAGTTCCCGGCGGACGGGAACGTCATTACCGATGAGCTGAATTAA
- the usb1 gene encoding U6 snRNA phosphodiesterase 1 isoform X1: MIVNYSSSSSEEEAERDDASPPQKRTKPDSETRGEHVDHGSLQKKGTLTRRLPLPESVREMFRESEEQWTDNSEEEHGGRLRSFQHERGNWATYVYFPYDPEEGFLELLDDMIVAAGAHGIPLTLCEEFHISISKTVVLRHHWIQPFVQSIRAGLTQFQKFFCLADKLRVYCNAEKTRTFLSMEISTGKTQLLELIKIVDQTMNEFNLSTFYKDPSFHVSLAWCVGDHAERLKRTCLSELQGFVDRHEDGPFHIQLNCSEVRCKSGNKVFQFPLE; the protein is encoded by the exons ATGATCGTTAATTACAGTAGCAGCAGCTCTGAAGAGGAAGCTGAACGAGATGACGCTTCGCCTCCTCAGAAAAGAACAAAACCTGACTCTGAAACCAG GGGCGAGCATGTGGATCATGGATCTCTTCAAAAGAAAGGCACCTTGACGCGTCGTCTGCCCCTGCCCGAGTCTGTCAGGGAGATGTTCAGAGAATCAGAGGAGCAGTGGACTGATAACAGTGAAGAAGAACATGGAGGAAGACTGCGCTCCTTCCAACACGAGAGGGGAAACTGGGCCACATATGTGTACTTTCCTT ATGACCCAGAAGAGGGATTCCTGGAGCTGCTTGATGATATGATAGTGGCTGCAGGTGCTCACGGCATTCCTCTGACCCTGTGTGAAGAGTTTCATATCAGTATCTCAAAGACGGTGGTTTTGCGACATCACTGGATCCAGCCATTTGTTCAGTCCATTCGGGCCGGGCTGACACAGTTTCAGAA GTTTTTCTGCTTGGCTGATAAACTTAGGGTGTATTGTAATGCTGAAAAGACAAG GACTTTCCTTAGTATGGAAATCTCCACTGGGAAAACGCAGTTGCTCGAGCTCATTAAAATAGTGGATCAAACCATGAATGAATTCAACCTTAGCACCTTTTATAAG GATCCATCTTTCCATGTAAGTCTCGCCTGGTGTGTGGGTGATCACGCAGAAAGACTGAAAAGGACATGTTTATCAGAACTGCAG GGTTTTGTTGACAGACATGAAGATGGTCCATTTCACATACAACTAAACTGCAGCGAGGTCCGCTGCAAATCTGGAAATAAAGTTTTTCAGTTTCCCCTCGAGTAA
- the pla2g15 gene encoding group XV phospholipase A2, with protein sequence MTAEILASKDMLSCHRLILASLQLLCLLLSFTDSRSLKECSQGRTCSDRPPVVLIPGDLGNQLEARLDKPSVVHYVCYKKTEDYFTLWLNLELLVPVAIDCWIDNMRLLYNRTTHLTEAPPGVDVRVPGFGKTFSLEYLDPSKRSVGMYFFTIVQSLVECGYTRDDDIRGAPYDWRKAPNENKEYFLQLQHMIEEMAEKAGGPVVLIAHSMGNMYTLYFLNHQPQAWKDRYIKAFVSLGPPWAGVAKTLRVMATGDNNRIPVISPLKIRTQQRTAVSTTWLLPYAHTWPSNKVMVSTPNTTYTVKDYQRFFKDIEYEDGWAMREDTETLVNALEPPGVPVHCLYGSGIPTAESFNYTTFPDGEPTVINGEGDGTVNLLSAIQCKRWMGQQTQPVYMKELPGNEHVAMLLNMTTVSYIKSVLCSP encoded by the exons ATGACAGCAGAGATCTTAGCATCGAAAGACATGCTTTCCTGCCATCGCTTGATTCTCGCTTCGCTCCAGCTGTTGTGCTTGTTGTTGTCATTTACCGACAGCAGAAGTTTAAAGGAATGCTCGCAGGGGAGAACGTGCTCGGATCGACCGCCTGTGGTTCTCa TTCCAGGAGACCTTGGAAATCAACTGGAAGCCAGACTTGACAAGCCCAGTGTGGTGCACTACGTCTGCTACAAGAAGACTGAAGACTACTTCACATTATGGCTTAACCTGGAGCTACTGGTGCCGGTAGCCATTGACTGCTGGATCGATAACATGAG GTTACTGTACAATCGGACCACTCATCTCACTGAAGCTCCTCCAGGGGTGGATGTCAGAGTGCCTGGGTTTGGCAAGACGTTTAGTTTAGAATATCTGGATCCCAGTAAACGAAGTGTGG GTATGTACTTCTTCACCATAGTGCAGTCGCTGGTTGAGTGTGGGTATACCAGGGACGATGACATACGCGGAGCTCCCTATGACTGGCGTAAAGCCCCAA ATGAGAACAAGGAGTACTTCTTGCAACTGCAGCATATGATCGAGGAGATGGCTGAAAAGGCTGGTGGTCCCGTGGTCCTTATAGCTCACAGCATGGGGAACATGTATACGCTGTATTTCCTTAATCACCAACCACAGGCATGGAAGGACCGCTACATTAAGGCTTTTGTGTCTCTCGGCCCCCCGTGGGCCGGAGTGGCCAAAACTCTTAGAGTTATGGCAACAG GTGATAACAACCGCATTCCTGTCATTAGTCCACTGAAGATTCGCACCCAGCAGCGAACGGCCGTATCCACCACCTGGCTCTTGCCCTACGCCCACACGTGGCCCTCGAATAAGGTCATGGTGTCCACCCCCAACACCACCTACACCGTCAAAGACTATCAGCGCTTCTTCAAAGACATTGAGTACGAAGATGGCTGGGCTATGAGGGAGGACACAGAAACGTTGGTCAACGCTCTGGAGCCTCCAGGTGTTCCCGTTCATTGTCTGTATGGGAGCGGCATCCCTACAGCTGAGAGCTTCAATTACACAACTTTTCCGGATGGAGAACCCACCGTCATCAACGGAGAAGGTGACGGGACGGTCAACCTGCTGAGCGCGATACAGTGCAAGCGCTGGATGGGTCAGCAGACACAGCCTGTGTATATGAAAGAGCTGCCTGGGAATGAGCACGTTGCCATGCTGTTAAACATGACCACAGTTTCCTATATAAAGTCAGTGCTCTGCTCACCTTGA
- the znf319b gene encoding zinc finger protein 319 — translation MTEAWQQHSVAPPPVVHTIPPGADALGCAVYGIVLQPDTAIQQQQQSQQQQQQQQQHHSQQHNQQQHPAQAQQPSLHVGNEGGHKCGACGHDISHLANPHEHQCMVSQDRSFQCTQCLKIFHQATDLLEHQCVQVEQKPFVCGVCKMGFSLLTSLAQHHNAHNSTNPMKCSICEKTYRPGSSGNATPTSTSGNAGQPSNDEASSSGSAAVGTSGQPTFEPLQPDKPYKCSVCTKGFRHLSELTRHERVHTGEKPFKCETCDKSFSQSSHLAHHQRTHSSERPFKCAVCEKSFKHRSHLVRHMYAHSGEHLFKCNLCELHFKESSELLHHQCQPQGARPFRCATCGKGFKRPSDLRQHERTHSEERPFHCEDCQMSFKQQYALVRHRRTHKASADRPFKCNLCDKGFLQPSHLLYHQHVHGMDNLFKCASCGTGFSQSGELLRHKCGEPSSTPTNPDKPYKCDVCGKAYKKATTLQRHQNSHCTEKPLKCSLCDRRFLSSSEFVQHRCDPLREKPLKCPDCEKRFKYSSEMQRHRRVHTGEKPYKCASCDKGFKQREHLAKHQSVHARDAQFKCVWCGERFADLGALQEHTVQHTAEGGGYPVSSLIQ, via the coding sequence ATGACGGAGGCATGGCAGCAGCACTCTGTTGCCCCGCCTCCCGTGGTGCACACCATACCTCCAGGGGCGGATGCTCTGGGCTGTGCCGTTTACGGCATCGTCCTCCAGCCGGACACGGCTatccaacagcagcagcagtctcagcagcagcaacaacagcagcagcagcatcaTAGTCAGCAGCACAACCAGCAGCAGCATCCGGCACAAGCGCAGCAGCCCTCCCTGCACGTAGGAAATGAGGGCGGACACAAGTGTGGTGCATGTGGCCATGACATCTCCCATCTGGCTAATCCGCACGAGCACCAGTGCATGGTCAGCCAAGACCGGTCTTTTCAGTGCACACAGTGTCTAAAGATCTTCCACCAAGCCACCGATCTGTTGGAACACCAGTGCGTCCAGGTGGAGCAGAAACCTTTTGTGTGCGGAGTGTGCAAGATGGGATTCTCCCTGTTGACTTCTCTAGCGCAGCATCATAATGCCCATAACAGCACTAACCCGATGAAATGCTCCATATGTGAAAAGACTTACCGACCAGGTTCCTCTGGAAATGCCACGCCCACTTCAACTAGTGGCAACGCAGGGCAGCCATCGAACGATGAAGCATCATCCAGTGGCAGCGCTGCCGTTGGGACATCCGGCCAGCCTACGTTCGAGCCTTTGCAACCCGACAAGCCCTACAAGTGTTCGGTGTGTACCAAGGGCTTCCGTCACTTGTCTGAGCTGACCCGTCACGAGCGCGTTCACACGGGCGAGAAGCCGTTCAAATGCGAAACGTGCGACAAAAGCTTTAGCCAATCCTCACACCTAGCCCACCACCAGCGCACGCACAGCTCGGAAAGGCCGTTTAAGTGTGCCGTGTGCGAGAAGAGCTTCAAGCATCGTTCTCACCTGGTGCGCCACATGTACGCCCACTCGGGTGAGCATCTGTTCAAGTGCAACCTCTGCGAGTTGCATTTTAAAGAGTCTTCCGAGCTTCTGCACCACCAGTGTCAGCCGCAAGGCGCTCGGCCGTTCCGCTGCGCCACGTGCGGGAAGGGCTTCAAACGTCCGTCCGACCTGAGGCAGCACGAGCGCACACACTCCGAAGAACGCCCGTTTCATTGCGAAGACTGCCAGATGAGCTTCAAACAACAGTACGCCCTTGTGCGCCATCGGCGCACGCACAAAGCCTCTGCCGACCGCCCCTTCAAATGCAACCTGTGCGACAAAGGCTTCCTGCAGCCGTCCCACCTGTTGTACCACCAGCACGTTCACGGCATGGATAACCTCTTCAAGTGCGCCTCCTGCGGCACAGGCTTCAGTCAGTCCGGGGAGCTTCTGCGTCACAAATGTGGCGAGCCCTCTTCGACACCCACGAATCCGGACAAGCCCTATAAGTGCGACGTGTGCGGAAAGGCCTACAAAAAGGCCACCACGCTACAGCGCCATCAAAATTCCCACTGCACCGAGAAGCCTCTCAAGTGTTCGCTCTGTGACCGACGATTCCTGTCCTCCTCAGAGTTCGTGCAGCACCGATGTGACCCGTTGCGGGAGAAACCCTTGAAATGTCCCGACTGCGAGAAACGCTTCAAGTACTCCTCGGAGATGCAGCGGCACAGACGCGTACACACCGGGGAGAAGCCTTACAAGTGTGCCAGCTGCGACAAGGGCTTCAAGCAACGTGAGCACCTGGCCAAGCATCAAAGCGTGCATGCGAGAGATGCCCAGTTTAAGTGCGTGTGGTGTGGAGAACGTTTCGCTGATCTAGGAGCTCTTCAGGAGCATACGGTTCAGCACACGGCCGAAGGTGGGGGCTATCCGGTGTCCTCTCTTATTCAGTGA
- the usb1 gene encoding U6 snRNA phosphodiesterase 1 isoform X2, whose protein sequence is MFRESEEQWTDNSEEEHGGRLRSFQHERGNWATYVYFPYDPEEGFLELLDDMIVAAGAHGIPLTLCEEFHISISKTVVLRHHWIQPFVQSIRAGLTQFQKFFCLADKLRVYCNAEKTRTFLSMEISTGKTQLLELIKIVDQTMNEFNLSTFYKDPSFHVSLAWCVGDHAERLKRTCLSELQGFVDRHEDGPFHIQLNCSEVRCKSGNKVFQFPLE, encoded by the exons ATGTTCAGAGAATCAGAGGAGCAGTGGACTGATAACAGTGAAGAAGAACATGGAGGAAGACTGCGCTCCTTCCAACACGAGAGGGGAAACTGGGCCACATATGTGTACTTTCCTT ATGACCCAGAAGAGGGATTCCTGGAGCTGCTTGATGATATGATAGTGGCTGCAGGTGCTCACGGCATTCCTCTGACCCTGTGTGAAGAGTTTCATATCAGTATCTCAAAGACGGTGGTTTTGCGACATCACTGGATCCAGCCATTTGTTCAGTCCATTCGGGCCGGGCTGACACAGTTTCAGAA GTTTTTCTGCTTGGCTGATAAACTTAGGGTGTATTGTAATGCTGAAAAGACAAG GACTTTCCTTAGTATGGAAATCTCCACTGGGAAAACGCAGTTGCTCGAGCTCATTAAAATAGTGGATCAAACCATGAATGAATTCAACCTTAGCACCTTTTATAAG GATCCATCTTTCCATGTAAGTCTCGCCTGGTGTGTGGGTGATCACGCAGAAAGACTGAAAAGGACATGTTTATCAGAACTGCAG GGTTTTGTTGACAGACATGAAGATGGTCCATTTCACATACAACTAAACTGCAGCGAGGTCCGCTGCAAATCTGGAAATAAAGTTTTTCAGTTTCCCCTCGAGTAA
- the ccdc113 gene encoding coiled-coil domain-containing protein 113: MAETREDSKTEAELVEDLKRCNAVLQAEIDLFERYTSRMDLRAESEIASQMGTSGGKKPRVQTPERQQLLTLEQKCAVAQNVHKQLNEDLKRLQSNSERVLDNYKATLEEADVHLAEVKKECCQFDRDIGKALWDKPSLMRVEKVIRYIEDRIKAKDNLMEKLDRQNAALLAHKRKLHLQLKIQEKMGKGLTALDFEQLKIENIRSRKQLDKQNHKHMDLKLLVGKTLQAMNSNKENLQTLTQESDALSGDIASRIKLMVKIEEETKQAEEERSKAEALNRKLRDQLADFQVPHVLKYIEVKDSHSQLEKNVRAWERKVEIAEMALKTHTKAWDKLRMSAGAGSARA, translated from the exons ATGGCGGAGACGAGAGAGGACAGTAAAACCGAAGCGGAACTTGTCGAGGATTTAAA ACGCTGTAATGCAGTGCTACAAGCAGAGATCGATTTGTTTGAACGCTATACTAGTAGGATGGATCTACGGGCTGAATCAGAGATCGCATCACAGATGGGAACG AGTGGAGGAAAGAAGCCCAGAGTACAGACTCCAGAGAGACAACAACTGCTCACACTCGAGCAGAAATGTGCCGTCGCCCAGAATGTGCACAAACAACTGAATGAAGATCTGAAGAGATTACAAAGCAATTCGGAGAGAGTGCTGGACAATTACAAG GCAACTCTTGAAGAAGCCGATGTTCACTTGGCAGAGGTTAAAAAAGAATGTTGCCAGTTTGATCGTGACATTGGTAAAGCACTGTGGGACAAGCCGAGTTTGATGAGGGTTGAGAAGGTTATCAGATACATCGAGGACAGAATAAAAGCCAAG GATAACCTGATGGAGAAGTTGGATCGGCAGAATGCAGCGCTCCTCGCACACAAGAGAAAACTGCACCTCCAACTAAAAATACAGGAGAAGATGGGTAAGGGCCTGACGGCTTTGGACTTTGAACAGCTCAAGATTGAGAACATCAGATCTCGGAAGCAACTGGATAAACAAAACCACAAGCATATGGATCTCAAACTTCTCGTGGGCAAGACATTGCAGGCTATGAACTCTAACAAG GAAAACCTTCAGACCTTGACACAAGAGTCAGATGCGCTAAGCGGTGACATTGCTTCACGCATCAAGTTAATGGTTAAAATTGAGGAGGAGACCAAGCAAGCAGAAGAG GAGCGAAGCAAAGCTGAGGCTTTGAACAGGAAGTTAAGGGACCAGTTGGCTGACTTTCAAGTACCACATGTTCTGAAGTATATTGAAGTTAAAGACTCCCACAGTCAGTTGGAGAAGAATGTAAGAGCATGGGAACGCAAGGTGGAGATCGCAGAG atggcattaaaaacacacactaaAGCGTGGGACAAGCTTCGAATGTCTGCAGGAGCCGGGTCAGCGCGTGCATGA